A genomic segment from Legionella quinlivanii encodes:
- a CDS encoding UDP-N-acetylmuramyl peptide synthase has product MPVILREEIDGFEIVLGTRHYHFSYNESPFNNSCSARIAINKFYTNTLLESAGFPVPKAAYLNLEDFENNLLSERIADLNFPLVVKPLTGSLGMDVLCNIQSPEELNRHLTRIFSLHHHLLIEEFHRNLKSYRVLVFNKEVIGVVLCHPAHVIGNGNHTLKELIDAANIERQALENPDLGPITADEECMIRLKELGISLDYIPSKHERVVLAYTSNGTRGGSYESLGKDIGRENRQLMIQVAEQLNLQLTGIDVECEDINQPIVKTGGVIIEVNHRPDVRIHELPNAGHPQPVSKTIMRSFMYRHPFSYLRNLCTPKG; this is encoded by the coding sequence TTGCCTGTAATATTGAGAGAGGAAATTGATGGTTTCGAGATCGTGTTGGGTACGCGGCACTATCATTTTTCCTACAATGAATCCCCTTTCAACAATAGCTGCAGCGCAAGAATCGCCATCAATAAATTTTATACCAACACTTTACTGGAAAGTGCCGGCTTTCCAGTTCCTAAAGCCGCTTATCTAAATCTTGAGGATTTTGAAAATAATCTGCTCAGTGAGCGAATCGCCGATTTAAATTTTCCACTGGTCGTCAAACCGCTTACTGGCTCGCTGGGCATGGATGTTCTTTGTAATATCCAATCGCCTGAGGAATTAAATCGTCATCTCACTCGCATATTTTCTCTCCACCATCATCTCTTGATTGAAGAATTTCACCGGAATTTGAAATCCTATCGAGTGCTGGTTTTCAATAAAGAAGTCATCGGTGTCGTTTTATGCCATCCGGCCCATGTTATTGGCAATGGCAATCATACTCTCAAGGAGTTAATTGATGCTGCAAACATCGAACGGCAGGCCCTGGAAAATCCTGATCTGGGTCCAATCACTGCGGACGAGGAATGCATGATTCGACTTAAGGAGCTGGGTATCAGTCTGGATTATATTCCTTCAAAGCATGAGCGGGTCGTTTTAGCTTACACGTCCAACGGCACCCGAGGCGGAAGCTATGAATCCCTGGGCAAAGACATAGGCCGGGAAAATCGCCAACTGATGATTCAGGTTGCCGAGCAGCTTAATTTGCAGCTGACAGGAATCGATGTGGAATGTGAGGATATCAACCAACCGATAGTGAAAACCGGTGGAGTCATTATAGAAGTTAATCATCGCCCGGATGTGCGTATTCACGAACTGCCCAACGCAGGTCACCCGCAGCCCGTCTCCAAAACCATTATGCGCTCTTTTATGTATCGCCACCCTTTTTCGTATCTTCGGAATTTGTGTACTCCCAAGGGTTGA